A single region of the Bicyclus anynana chromosome 16, ilBicAnyn1.1, whole genome shotgun sequence genome encodes:
- the LOC112048383 gene encoding protein elav isoform X2, with translation MLSEMSVENGGGDANGSNVSPTKLMVNYIPELMTRDMMYALFSAMGKIESCKLIANRGYGFVEYEKHEDAEKARNAFNGLLMQGKTLKVSFALLNPENKASHKPDTESNLYISNLPPDMTLERLNALFGQFGHITNSRVSQGIGFVCYESRQQAEDAIAHLHGQMPAPGAGALAVKFANKPGAKLRARAAAPPPYNGAVFNGAAPAFNGPGLGAAFGARPAAAFAPGFPQASPPPLLPSPGAPASPVPLLGAPAAPHQTTVYVYNVGEDAEELTLWQLFGPYGAIDSIKVIKDPETKKNKGFAFVNMREYDEAAMAIQALNGYTLNGQVLSVSFKTQKRSN, from the exons ATGTTAAGCGAAATGAGTGTGGAGAATGGCGGCGGCGACGCTAACGGCTCCAATGTGTCACCGACCAAGCTCATGGTCAACTATATACCGGAATTGATGACGCGCGACATGATGTACGCGCTGTTCTCCGCGATGGGCAAGATCGAGAGTTGCAAGCTGATCGCCAACCGCGGCTACGGCTTCGTGGAGTACGAGAAACACGAGGACGCGGAGAAGGCGCGCAACGCCTTCAACGGGCTGCTCATGCAGGGCAAGACGCTCAAGGTGTCGTTCGCGCTGCTCAACCCCGAGAACAAGGCCAGCCACAAGCCCGACACCGAGTCCAACCTGTACATCAGCAACCTGCCGCCCGACATGACGCTGGAGCGGCTCAACGCGCTGTTCGGCCAGTTCGGCCACATCACGAACAGCCGCGTGTCGCAGGGCATCGGCTTCGTGTGCTACGAGAGCCGGCAGCAGGCCGAAGACGCCATCGCGCACCTGCACGGGCAGATGCCGGCGCCGGGCGCGGGCGCGCTGGCGGTCAAGTTCGCCAACAAGCCGGGCGCCAAgctgcgcgcgcgcgccgccgctccGCCGCCCTACAACGGCGCAGTGTTCAACGGCGCCGCGCCCGCCTTCAACGGGCCCGGCCTGGGCGCGGCGTTCGGCGCGCGGCCCGCCGCCGCCTTCGCGCCCGGCTTCCCGCAGGCGTCGCCGCCGCCGCTGCTGCCGTCGCCCG GCGCCCCCGCCAGCCCCGTGCCGCTGCTGGGCGCGCCGGCGGCGCCGCACCAGACCACAGTGTACGTATACAACGTTGGCGAGGACGCCGAGGAGCTCACGCTGTGGCAGCTGTTCGGCCCGTACGGCGCCATCGACTCTATCAAGGTGATCAAAGACCCAGAGACCAAGAAGAACAAGGGCTTCGCCTTCGTCAACATGCGTGAGTACGACGAGGCGGCCATGGCCATCCAGGCCCTCAACGGCTACACGCTCAATGGACAGGTTTTATCGGTTAGCTTTAAGACGCAGAAGAGAAGTAACTAG
- the LOC112048389 gene encoding 39S ribosomal protein L33, mitochondrial: MFITNVLLKKTKSKKIMVMMESVVSGHNFNYIRERLADKLELIRFDPFIQRESVYKEKKKIRSIK; the protein is encoded by the exons ATGTTCATAACTAATGTTTTgcttaaaaagacaaaaagcaA AAAAATAATGGTTATGATGGAGAGTGTGGTATCGGGCCACAATTTCAACTACATCCGGGAACGGTTAGCTGACAAGTTGGAGCTGATCCGCTTTGACCCATTCA TTCAGAGAGAAAGTGTTTacaaagagaaaaagaaaataagaagTATCAAGTAA
- the LOC112048383 gene encoding ELAV-like protein 1-B isoform X1: MLSEMSVENGGGDANGSNVSPTKLMVNYIPELMTRDMMYALFSAMGKIESCKLIANRGYGFVEYEKHEDAEKARNAFNGLLMQGKTLKVSFALLNPENKASHKPDTESNLYISNLPPDMTLERLNALFGQFGHITNSRVSQGIGFVCYESRQQAEDAIAHLHGQMPAPGAGALAVKFANKPGAKLRARAAAPPPYNGAVFNGAAPAFNGPGLGAAFGARPAAAFAPGFPQASPPPLLPSPGKALPFVTKGQQRFNPMAATNHSPLPLIGAPASPVPLLGAPAAPHQTTVYVYNVGEDAEELTLWQLFGPYGAIDSIKVIKDPETKKNKGFAFVNMREYDEAAMAIQALNGYTLNGQVLSVSFKTQKRSN; this comes from the coding sequence ATGTTAAGCGAAATGAGTGTGGAGAATGGCGGCGGCGACGCTAACGGCTCCAATGTGTCACCGACCAAGCTCATGGTCAACTATATACCGGAATTGATGACGCGCGACATGATGTACGCGCTGTTCTCCGCGATGGGCAAGATCGAGAGTTGCAAGCTGATCGCCAACCGCGGCTACGGCTTCGTGGAGTACGAGAAACACGAGGACGCGGAGAAGGCGCGCAACGCCTTCAACGGGCTGCTCATGCAGGGCAAGACGCTCAAGGTGTCGTTCGCGCTGCTCAACCCCGAGAACAAGGCCAGCCACAAGCCCGACACCGAGTCCAACCTGTACATCAGCAACCTGCCGCCCGACATGACGCTGGAGCGGCTCAACGCGCTGTTCGGCCAGTTCGGCCACATCACGAACAGCCGCGTGTCGCAGGGCATCGGCTTCGTGTGCTACGAGAGCCGGCAGCAGGCCGAAGACGCCATCGCGCACCTGCACGGGCAGATGCCGGCGCCGGGCGCGGGCGCGCTGGCGGTCAAGTTCGCCAACAAGCCGGGCGCCAAgctgcgcgcgcgcgccgccgctccGCCGCCCTACAACGGCGCAGTGTTCAACGGCGCCGCGCCCGCCTTCAACGGGCCCGGCCTGGGCGCGGCGTTCGGCGCGCGGCCCGCCGCCGCCTTCGCGCCCGGCTTCCCGCAGGCGTCGCCGCCGCCGCTGCTGCCGTCGCCCGGTAAGGCCCTGCCCTTCGTCACCAAGGGCCAGCAGCGCTTCAACCCCATGGCGGCCACTAACCACAGCCCCTTACCGTTGATAGGCGCCCCCGCCAGCCCCGTGCCGCTGCTGGGCGCGCCGGCGGCGCCGCACCAGACCACAGTGTACGTATACAACGTTGGCGAGGACGCCGAGGAGCTCACGCTGTGGCAGCTGTTCGGCCCGTACGGCGCCATCGACTCTATCAAGGTGATCAAAGACCCAGAGACCAAGAAGAACAAGGGCTTCGCCTTCGTCAACATGCGTGAGTACGACGAGGCGGCCATGGCCATCCAGGCCCTCAACGGCTACACGCTCAATGGACAGGTTTTATCGGTTAGCTTTAAGACGCAGAAGAGAAGTAACTAG